In a single window of the Entelurus aequoreus isolate RoL-2023_Sb linkage group LG16, RoL_Eaeq_v1.1, whole genome shotgun sequence genome:
- the LOC133631104 gene encoding uncharacterized protein LOC133631104 isoform X1: protein MDILVLVGFCHLLAHRVEGYGVRTTFVKQGTDVLFEVNKAVEFTETHDDLKWRFNSTDPILKFEKGKNKTYPAYVTKINIRGNFSFLLKNVQLSDSGHYAAVLEGGEVKAEYDVQVEAPVSSVQLMVTSMSAINDLCNISVNCTEGRESIESTFDCERNNCITHNPTSAVHLQVFFSNVSIVCNNSNNVSWATTAVEVPDVCTQSRATAPYKSLYWIWILIGVIGGLGGLGCVLYKFITSRNRMDPASTEYADLRKRNHETISIDDILDLSANGTYALVGFPTAPPEPPTADNTSPKSIYAQVMKES from the exons ATGGACATCCTGGTTCTGGTGGGGTTTTGCCATCTGCTGGCACACAGAGTGGAAG GGTATGGCGTGAGGACCACATTCGTGAAGCAGGGAACGGATGTGCTCTTCGAAGTGAACAAAGCAGTTGAATTTACAGAGACACATGACGATTTAAAATGGAGGTTCAATTCTACTGACCCCATATTGAAATTTGaaaaaggaaaaaacaaaacatatcccGCCTACGTGACAAAAATTAATATTCGAGGGAATTTTTCGTtccttttaaaaaatgttcaactGTCTGACAGTGGACATTACGCTGCAGTGCTGGAAGGTGGTGAAGTTAAGGCAGAGTACGACGTTCAAGTGGAAG CTCCAGTGTCATCTGTCCAGCTCATGGTGACGTCGATGTCCGCCATTAACGACCTGTGTAACATCAGTGTGAATTGCACAGAAGGCCGCGAGTCCATCGAAAGCACTTTCGATTGCGAGCGTAACAACTGCATCACGCACAACCCGACCTCCGCTGTGCATCTCCAGGTCTTCTTCTCCAATGTCTCCATCGTCTGCAATAACAGCAACAACGTGAGCTGGGCCACGACAGCAGTGGAGGTTCCTGACGTGTGCACTCAAAGTAGAG CCACAGCACCTTACAAAAGCCTATACTGGATCTGGATACTTATCGGTGTTATTGGTGGACTAGGAGGACTTGGCTGTGTTCTTTACAAGTTTATTACTTCAAGAA ATCGAATGGACCCCGCATCGACCGAATATGCAGACTTGCGC aaAAGAAACCATGAAACTATTTCGATTGATGATATTCTGGATCTTTCTGCAAACGGCACATATGCCCTGGTAGGATTTCCAACGGCTCCGCCGGAACCCCCTACGGCTGACAACACCTCACCAAAGTCTATCTATGCTCAAGTCATGAAAGAAAGCTGA
- the LOC133631104 gene encoding uncharacterized protein LOC133631104 isoform X2 produces MDILVLVGFCHLLAHRVEGYGVRTTFVKQGTDVLFEVNKAVEFTETHDDLKWRFNSTDPILKFEKGKNKTYPAYVTKINIRGNFSFLLKNVQLSDSGHYAAVLEGGEVKAEYDVQVEAPVSSVQLMVTSMSAINDLCNISVNCTEGRESIESTFDCERNNCITHNPTSAVHLQVFFSNVSIVCNNSNNVSWATTAVEVPDVCTQSRDRMDPASTEYADLRKRNHETISIDDILDLSANGTYALVGFPTAPPEPPTADNTSPKSIYAQVMKES; encoded by the exons ATGGACATCCTGGTTCTGGTGGGGTTTTGCCATCTGCTGGCACACAGAGTGGAAG GGTATGGCGTGAGGACCACATTCGTGAAGCAGGGAACGGATGTGCTCTTCGAAGTGAACAAAGCAGTTGAATTTACAGAGACACATGACGATTTAAAATGGAGGTTCAATTCTACTGACCCCATATTGAAATTTGaaaaaggaaaaaacaaaacatatcccGCCTACGTGACAAAAATTAATATTCGAGGGAATTTTTCGTtccttttaaaaaatgttcaactGTCTGACAGTGGACATTACGCTGCAGTGCTGGAAGGTGGTGAAGTTAAGGCAGAGTACGACGTTCAAGTGGAAG CTCCAGTGTCATCTGTCCAGCTCATGGTGACGTCGATGTCCGCCATTAACGACCTGTGTAACATCAGTGTGAATTGCACAGAAGGCCGCGAGTCCATCGAAAGCACTTTCGATTGCGAGCGTAACAACTGCATCACGCACAACCCGACCTCCGCTGTGCATCTCCAGGTCTTCTTCTCCAATGTCTCCATCGTCTGCAATAACAGCAACAACGTGAGCTGGGCCACGACAGCAGTGGAGGTTCCTGACGTGTGCACTCAAAGTAGAG ATCGAATGGACCCCGCATCGACCGAATATGCAGACTTGCGC aaAAGAAACCATGAAACTATTTCGATTGATGATATTCTGGATCTTTCTGCAAACGGCACATATGCCCTGGTAGGATTTCCAACGGCTCCGCCGGAACCCCCTACGGCTGACAACACCTCACCAAAGTCTATCTATGCTCAAGTCATGAAAGAAAGCTGA